The Thalassotalea piscium sequence GTTGACGGTAAAGTGCGATATTTTAATGTGCACCGTAACAATGGTATTGCTTATAACTACGCTATTGGAAAGAAAGAGCAAGCGCGTTATTGGTATTTTGCAGAAGTGCCTAGTGTCCTCGGTTATGGTAAAACCATTGATGCCAAAATAGCACTTGAGTCTGACGTTGCTTTTGCAGGCAATGTTAAGTCACTCGGCTTAGGTAAACTGTTTTTAATTAACCACGCAGTAGACGGAGTAACTCAAGGAGCTCTTGGGGTGTTAGCGGATCAAGGTGGCGCATTTGATAACAATTTATTTCAATTGGATTGGCTAAAAGGTAGTTATTACGGTTGGAAAGACTATTACGAAGCCAATAAGCATTTATCTGACTATGCAAGCGCATGGTTGTTATTAAAAAAATAGTGCCTGTTTTAGTCAGTAGAAATAATCACATAGTTAGTGATATTGATATCATACTAAAATTGGCTCGTTAAAGTGGTATAAGTAAAAATGGCACGTTTGAAGCAAACTTATCAGCAGAACGGTTTTTTCGGTATTGGTATTGTTAATAGTCATGATGAGTTAAATATTGGTACTTTGTGGCGCACTGCATATATTATGGGCGCGGCATTTATTTTTACGGTTGAACGAAAATATAAAAAGCAAACGTCTGATGTGGTTAATGCTTGGCAAAAAATTCCACTGTACCACTACGACACTATTGAAGCGCTAAAGCAAAATTTACCTTATGACACCCCACTAATAGCCGTTGAACTAAATGATGATGCGATTGAACTTGCCGAGTATCAACACCCTAACCGAGCCGTATACTTGCTCGGTAATGAACAGAGTGGCTTAACTAGAGAAACACTTAGCCAATGTCATCAAACAGTTAAGCTACCGGGTACATTTAGTTTAAATGTAGCGGTAGCCGGTAGTATTGTTATCTATGACAGGGTAAGTAAGCAATAACTTAAGTTTTATATTTTAATTGATATGAGCTCAAGGCAAAATCGGCTCAAGGGTATTATCTAACTCATTAGACTTATCAACAGACGGCTTATCTTCTTTGTTTGAAGTATGAGTTTCTGGCTGATATTCGAGTGGAGCGTTTAAAAGTATTTGTTTGAGTTTGCCTACATCTTCAGCACGCATTGCGTCATTTAAGTCATTAAGAATAACATTCACTTCAGGCCAGCTCAGTGAGCGTTCATTAGCTGTGAGTATTCGCTTGTGTGCTGTGGGCTCAGCATGATCGTCAATTAATAGCTCTTCATACAATTTCTCACCAGGGCGTAAACCACTGTAGTTTATTTCAATATCACCATCTGGGTTTTCATCATTTTTAACAGTAAGCCCCATTAAATGTGTCATTTTTTTCGCTAGATCAACAATTTTAACGGGTTTACCCATGTCGAGCACGAAAACATCACCGCCTTTACCCATAGCCCCAGCTTGAATAACTAATTGAGCCGCTTCAGGGATAGTCATAAAGTAACGAATAATATCTGGATGAGTAACCGTAATAGGGCCGCCTTTTTTAATTTGCCGTCTAAACAAAGGCACTACTGAACCAGAGGAACCAAGCACGTTACCAAAACGCACCATAACAAATCGTGTGTTGTGGTCTCGTGGGGCTAACGATTGCAGTACAAGTTCAGCCATGCGCTTTGTTGCCCCCATCACGTTGGTTGGTCGTACTGCTTTGTCTGTTGAAATAAGTACAAAGGTTTCTACGTCGCAATATATAGCGGCTTGTGCAATTTCATAGGTGCCCATTATATTATTAGAAATACCAGCGATAACATTGCCTTCTACTAAAGGTACGTGTTTATAGGCAGCCGCATGATAAATAGTTTGTACAGTGTGTGTATGAAAAATAGAACTCATTAGTATGCCATTTTGAACGTTACCAATAAGCGGCACTAACGGTATATCGACATTAAGCTCATTGATATAAACATTCAGCTCTTGATTAATCTCATAAAGAAATGCTTCGCTGACATCAAGTAAAACAAGTTTACTCGGGCCTTGCTTAATTATTTGGCGACAAAGTTCTTTACCAATAGAGCCACCAGCACCAGATACCATAACCACTTTATCTTTTATATTGGCATGCATTAATTCAGCTACGGGTGTTACTGGCTCTCGCCCTAATAATTCATCTACTGAGACTTCACGTAACTGATCTATTTTTTGTTTACCTGAAACAATGTCAGCCATACTTGGGATAGACAATAATTCAATGGCATGGGGTTCAAAAGTGGCAATAATTTCTTTGAGGCGAACAGGGCCAACATGTGAAAGTGCGATAAGTATTTTAAAGTTGCCATAGCGCTTAATTAATTTCCCTATATTATTGGCTGAATATACTTTAATGCCAAGCAACTCGCGGCCATGGTAGCGACTTTTCTCATCGATAAATGCTACGGGCTGGTACGTGCTTGCAGAGGTTAATGCACTTGCAAGTTGTTGGCCTGTTTTACCCGCACCATAAATAACAACAGCGGTGCGTTTATCAAACCAATGTTTACCGAGCATTAAGCCAAAGCCTGCTCGAGCGCCAGCAATTAAAATACTGCTGATAACAAAGAACACTATCGGAACTGAGCGTGGTAAAAAGGCATCGTAAAGTATGCCAGATAAGTAAAATATTATACTGGCGAGTCCGAGTAATAATAAGGTTTTAAGTGTTGCCTTTGCATTAAAATATCGAATAACCGTTCGGTAGGTGCCAAAAAAGTAAAAAAGCAGCATAGTGCTAAGTGAAACGGTAATAAATACTGACCACTCTGCTTGATTAAATTCAAGATTCGAGACACCGAGGCGAATAAAGTAGGCGAGAAAAAATGCAAAACCTAAAGAAAATAAGTCGTAAGCTAGTAAAACGAATAGCTTTACTGAGCGGGGGATCAAATCAATTTTTCTGATCATAGTTGTGCCTTTTAAAGGTTCTAATTATTATTTTTATTTACATTTTTTTAACTATACTAACAGCTTTTAGGCTGTTGTTTGTATTTCTTTAAATAATTTCCCTATTACTTGGCAGACTTGGTCTACTTCATGTTGCTTCAGACTTGGGTGCACTAAAAACATTAAACTGGTTTCACCTAGTTGTTGGGCGTTTGTTAATGGTGTTTCAGGCTTAAAGTGCTGGTTATCGAATGCTTTTTCTAAATAAACTTCAGAGCAACTACCCGAGAAGCATGGTACTCCTTGTTCATTAAGTGCAGATATTATTGTGTCACGACTCCATTGCTGAGGTAATTGTGCTAGATCAACAAAGGCATAACATTTGTAAAAAGCGTGTGCTATATATTCAGGGATTTCTGGTACATAAATAAAATTGAATTCTTGGCAAGTTGTTAAAATTTGCTTTGCATAATGATTACGTTGTTTAAACCAGTGTGGCATTTGTTGTATTTGAATTCTACCAATAGCAGATTGCATTTCGGTAATACGCCAATTAGTACCAAAAGATTCATGTAGCCAACGGTAGCCTGGCGGATGTTCCTTTTCGTAAACAGCGGCATAAGATTTACCATGATCTTTAAATGCCCATGCTTTACGCCAAAGTTGTTCGTCATTGGTGGTGAGCATGCCTCCTTCGCCACCGGTTGTCATAATTTTGTCTTGGCAAAAAGACCAAGCACCTACATGGCCAATACTACCAACTGGACGCCCTTTATATTTAGCACCGTGTGCCTGTGCACAGTCTTCAATTACTAATAGATTGTTAGTTTTTGCTAAGCTCATGATGTCGTCCATTTCACAAGGCCAACCGGCCAAATGCACACATATAATCGCTTTAGTTTTACTGGTAAGTACGGGCTTAATGGTTGCGGCACTAATATTTTGGCTGTCTAACTCTACATCAGCAAAAACGGGTGTTGCGCCTGCATTTATAATTGAGCTAATGCTAGCAATAAAGGTGCGTGAGGTGACAATAACTTCATCGCCTTTACCAATCCCTAATCCATGAAGTGCTAAATCAAGTGCTAACGTGCCATTTGCAAGCGCAATAGCATATTTACAGTCAACAAAGTTGGCAAACTCTTGTTCAAACTGACGGCCTTCTTGTCCTGTCCAGTAATTTACCTTATTTGAGCGTAATACCGCACTA is a genomic window containing:
- a CDS encoding RNA methyltransferase produces the protein MARLKQTYQQNGFFGIGIVNSHDELNIGTLWRTAYIMGAAFIFTVERKYKKQTSDVVNAWQKIPLYHYDTIEALKQNLPYDTPLIAVELNDDAIELAEYQHPNRAVYLLGNEQSGLTRETLSQCHQTVKLPGTFSLNVAVAGSIVIYDRVSKQ
- a CDS encoding polysaccharide biosynthesis protein, which produces MIRKIDLIPRSVKLFVLLAYDLFSLGFAFFLAYFIRLGVSNLEFNQAEWSVFITVSLSTMLLFYFFGTYRTVIRYFNAKATLKTLLLLGLASIIFYLSGILYDAFLPRSVPIVFFVISSILIAGARAGFGLMLGKHWFDKRTAVVIYGAGKTGQQLASALTSASTYQPVAFIDEKSRYHGRELLGIKVYSANNIGKLIKRYGNFKILIALSHVGPVRLKEIIATFEPHAIELLSIPSMADIVSGKQKIDQLREVSVDELLGREPVTPVAELMHANIKDKVVMVSGAGGSIGKELCRQIIKQGPSKLVLLDVSEAFLYEINQELNVYINELNVDIPLVPLIGNVQNGILMSSIFHTHTVQTIYHAAAYKHVPLVEGNVIAGISNNIMGTYEIAQAAIYCDVETFVLISTDKAVRPTNVMGATKRMAELVLQSLAPRDHNTRFVMVRFGNVLGSSGSVVPLFRRQIKKGGPITVTHPDIIRYFMTIPEAAQLVIQAGAMGKGGDVFVLDMGKPVKIVDLAKKMTHLMGLTVKNDENPDGDIEINYSGLRPGEKLYEELLIDDHAEPTAHKRILTANERSLSWPEVNVILNDLNDAMRAEDVGKLKQILLNAPLEYQPETHTSNKEDKPSVDKSNELDNTLEPILP
- a CDS encoding DegT/DnrJ/EryC1/StrS family aminotransferase, producing the protein MLNTQLSPWPCFSEQEVDAVSAVLRSNKVNYWTGQEGRQFEQEFANFVDCKYAIALANGTLALDLALHGLGIGKGDEVIVTSRTFIASISSIINAGATPVFADVELDSQNISAATIKPVLTSKTKAIICVHLAGWPCEMDDIMSLAKTNNLLVIEDCAQAHGAKYKGRPVGSIGHVGAWSFCQDKIMTTGGEGGMLTTNDEQLWRKAWAFKDHGKSYAAVYEKEHPPGYRWLHESFGTNWRITEMQSAIGRIQIQQMPHWFKQRNHYAKQILTTCQEFNFIYVPEIPEYIAHAFYKCYAFVDLAQLPQQWSRDTIISALNEQGVPCFSGSCSEVYLEKAFDNQHFKPETPLTNAQQLGETSLMFLVHPSLKQHEVDQVCQVIGKLFKEIQTTA